In the Pleuronectes platessa chromosome 8, fPlePla1.1, whole genome shotgun sequence genome, one interval contains:
- the il21 gene encoding interleukin-21 isoform X2 has translation MKLAVLFLVAVCCCCSLGFAGSKERNKLEEVREHLKNLRTTLLQNKGTMLHSPPHDVEDCCYRSALQCFHSNLVVHFKATSKTQTKFNRSLRHPLTISGVKHCPPPNNTATICPSCDLQPKVSVEVFIDRLNSLIQKAISRLGSK, from the exons ATGAAGCTGGCTGTGCTGTTCCTCGTTgcagtgtgctgctgctgctctctgggcTTCGCAGGGTCTAAGGAGCGGAATAAATTAGAAGAGGTCCGGGAACATCTGAAGAATCTGAGAACGACTCTGCTG CAGAACAAAGGGACGATGCTGCACTCTCCACCGCACGATGTCGAG GACTGCTGCTACCGGTCGGCCCTCCAGTGCTTCCATTCAAACCTGGTGGTCCACTTCAAAGCCAccagcaaaacacaaacaaaatttAACAGGAGCCTTAGGCACCCCTTGACT ATAAGCGGTGTGAAACACTGTCCTCCACCAAACAACACG GCAACTATCTGCCCCAGCTGTGACTTACAACCTAAAGTGAGCGTCGAGGTATTCATCGACAGGCTGAACTCTCTAATTCAAAAG gccaTATCCAGACTGGGGTCGAAGTGA
- the il21 gene encoding interleukin-21 isoform X1, translating into MKLAVLFLVAVCCCCSLGFAGSKERNKLEEVREHLKNLRTTLLQNKGTMLHSPPHDVEDCCYRSALQCFHSNLVVHFKATSKTQTKFNRSLRHPLTISGVKHCPPPNNTVRGNVAGLFHYLSARRARSCESCRRGRAKLTSPPSPPIRQLSAPAVTYNLK; encoded by the exons ATGAAGCTGGCTGTGCTGTTCCTCGTTgcagtgtgctgctgctgctctctgggcTTCGCAGGGTCTAAGGAGCGGAATAAATTAGAAGAGGTCCGGGAACATCTGAAGAATCTGAGAACGACTCTGCTG CAGAACAAAGGGACGATGCTGCACTCTCCACCGCACGATGTCGAG GACTGCTGCTACCGGTCGGCCCTCCAGTGCTTCCATTCAAACCTGGTGGTCCACTTCAAAGCCAccagcaaaacacaaacaaaatttAACAGGAGCCTTAGGCACCCCTTGACT ATAAGCGGTGTGAAACACTGTCCTCCACCAAACAACACGGTAAGAGGAAATGTCGCCGGTTTGTTTCACTATCTATCAGCACGGAGAGCTCGCTCGTGTGAAAGCTGCAGACGAGGGCGTGCAAAGTtaacttctcctccttctccccccaTCAGGCAACTATCTGCCCCAGCTGTGACTTACAACCTAAAGTGA